Proteins from one Mycteria americana isolate JAX WOST 10 ecotype Jacksonville Zoo and Gardens chromosome 1, USCA_MyAme_1.0, whole genome shotgun sequence genomic window:
- the PWP2 gene encoding periodic tryptophan protein 2 homolog: MRGFAALPPLRCRCSVATRAGSGSTRSSRGAAAMKFAYRFSGLLGTVYRRGNLNFTRDGSALISPVGNRISVFDLKNNKCETFPLATRLNIVCVGLSPDGSLAILIDEEGAALLVSLIGKCVIHHFYFHKPVHSVSFSPDGKKFVITKDNVALMYHAPGRKREFNAFVLDKTYYGPYDETTCIDWTDDSKCFAVGSKDMSTWVFGAERWANLIYYSLGGHKDIIVACFFEENSLDLYTISQDAALCVWQCDTELDGLKPMPPKDSAREKNAAKNDEEFLEEPTGEEIHGKANPNEQETRNKVKYSRVAKYFFNKEGDFNNLTSAAYHKKTHLLVTGFASGIFHLHELPDFNLIHSLSISDQRIASISINCTGDWIAFGCSGLGQLLVWEWQSESYVLKQQGHFNSMVSLAYSPDGQYIVTGGEDGKVKVWNTSSSFCFVTFTEHTSGVTAVTFTSNGYVILSASLDGTVRAFDLHRYRNFRTFTSPRPSQFSCLAVDSSGEIVSAGSQDSFEIFIWSMQSGRLLDVLSGHEGPISSLSFNPMKCVLASASWDKTVKLWDMLDSWRTKETLILNSDVLVVAFRPDGKELAVAALNGQITFWDHENAVQTGSIEGRHDLQMGRKELDKITAKKAAKGKSFTTLCYSADGQSILAGGLSKFVCIYNVKEQILMKKFEISCNFSLDAMEEYLDRRKMTEFGSMALIDEGAGDEDGVAIPLPGVKRGDMSYRHFKPEIRVTCLRFSPTGRSWAATTTEGLLIYSLDSGLIFDPFELDIDVTPSNIHKTLHQKEYTVAIIMAFKLNEKKLIQEVMEAVPSNEVDVVCSSLPDLYVEKVLEFLASAFEISCHLEFYLIWAHKLLMLHGQKLKTRSVKLLPVIQFLQKSIQRHFEDVSKLCEWNIYNIKYALAISQQRGMKRLAEETPVDEDDLDSDSDYLMQEVHKDNLSS, from the exons ATGCGCGGATTCGCCGCGCTTCCGCCCCTGCGCTGCCGTTGTTCCGTGGCTACGCGTGCCGGCAGCGGCTCCACGCGCTCCTCACGTGGGGCCGCCGCCATGAAGTTCGCGTACCGG TTCTCCGGCCTGCTGGGCACCGTGTACCGCCGCGGGAACCTCAACTTCACCCGCGATGGCAGCGCCCTCATCAGCCCCGTCGGGAACAGGATCTCCGTCTTCGACCTGAAGAA TAATAAGTGTGAGACATTCCCGTTGGCTACACGGCTTAATATTGTGTGCGTGGGGCTCTCTCCAGATGGAAGTCTTGCCATACTAATTGATGAAG AGGGAGCTGCCTTGCTTGTCAGTTTGATCGGTAAATGTGTGATACATCACTTTTATTTTCACAAGCCAGTTCACAGTGTCAGCTTTTCCCCTGATGGCAA GAAATTTGTGATTACAAAAGACAATGTTGCTCTTATGTACCATGCTCCTGGGAGGAAACGAGAATTTAATGCGTTTGTTCTGGACAAAACTTATTATGGTCCATATGATGAAACAACTTGTATTGACTGGACTGATGATTCCAA GTGTTTTGCAGTAGGGAGCAAGGACATGTCTACATGGGTGTTTGGAGCAGAACGATGGGCAAACTTGATCTACTACTCACTTGGAGGGCATAAGGATATAATAGTAGCCTGCTTTTTTGAAGAGAACAGTCTAGAT CTGTACACAATTAGCCAGGatgcagctctgtgtgtgtggcaGTGTGATACAGAGCTTGATGGTTTGAAGCCCATGCCCCCTAAAGATTCAGCTAGGGAAAAGAATGCAGCAAAAAATGATGAAGAGTTTCTTGAAGAGCCAACGGGTGAAGAAATTCATGGAAAAGCCAATCCAAATGAACAAGAGACTAGAAATAAGGTTAAATATTCACGTGTTGCAAA GTATTTTTTCAATAAAGAGGGAGACTTTAATAACCTGACATCTGCAGCTTATCACAAGAAAACACACCTTTTAGTCACTGGTTTTGCCTCTGGAATCTTTCACCTCCATGAGCTTCCAGATTTCAATCTAATCCACTCCTTGAG tatttcagaccAAAGGATAGCTTCTATTTCTATCAACTGTACTGGTGACTGGATTGCATTTGGATGTTCAG GTTTGGGTCAGCTCCTGGTGTGGGAATGGCAAAGCGAGTCCTATGTGCTGAAGCAGCAGGGACATTTCAACAGCATGGTTTCGTTAGCATATTCTCCAGATGGACAGTACATAGTAACTGGAGGGGAGGATGGGAAA GTGAAAGTGTGGAACACTTcaagcagcttttgttttgtcacttttacaGAACATACCAGTGGTGTAACTGCTGTAACTTTTACTTCCAATGGTTATGTCATTTTGAGTGCTTCCCTAGATGGAACAGTGCGTGCCTTTGATCTACACAG ATACCGCAATTTCCGTACCTTTACATCTCCACGACCAAGTCAGTTCTCTTGTTTAGCTGTGGACTCCAGTGGCGAGATTGTGTCAGCTGGTTCCCAGGATTCCTTTGAAATATTCATCTGGTCAATGCAGAGTGGGAGGCTGCTAGAT gTCTTATCAGGTCATGAGGGCCCCATCAGCAGTTTGTCCTTTAACCCAATGAAGTGTGTTCTAGCTAGTGCCTCTTGGGATAAAACTGTCAAGTTATGGGATATGTTAGACAGCTGGAGAACGAAGGAGACGCTAATATTGAACTCAGATG TTCTTGTTGTTGCTTTCCGTCCTGATGGCAAGGAACTTGCAGTTGCTGCTTTGAATGGACAGATAACATTTTGGGATCATGAAAATGCAGTGCAAACTGGCTCAATTGAGGGAAGGCATGATCTTCAGATGGGAAGGAAGGAGCTTGATAAAATTACTGCCAAAAAAGCAGCGAAGGGAAA ATCTTTTACTACTCTGTGTTACTCAGCAGATGGTCAGTCTATTTTGGCAGGTGGATTGTCAAAATTTGTCTGTATATATAATGTCAAGGAACAGATTCTTATGAAAAAATTTGAAATCTCATGCAACTTTTCTTTAGATGCAATGGAG GAGTACTTAGATCGGAGAAAAATGACGGAATTTGGCAGCATGGCTCTGATTGATGAAGGGGCTGGAGATGAAGATGGTGTTGCCATTCCTCTTCCTGGAGTAAAAAGAG GTGACATGAGTTATCGACACTTTAAACCAGAAATAAGAGTGACTTGCCTGCGATTCTCTCCTACAG GACGAAGCTGGGCAGCCACCACCACAGAGGGTTTACTTATCTATTCACTGGACTCTGGGCTAATTTTTGATCCTTTTGAGCTGGATATTGATGTCACACCCAGCAATATACACAAAACACTGCATCAGAAGGAATACACTGTGGCTATCATAATGGCCTTCAAGTTGAATGAAAAGAAACTAATTCAGGAGGTCATGGAGGCTGTACCTAGCAATGAAG tTGATGTTGTCTGCTCATCACTCCCAGATTTGTATGTGGAGAAAGTATTGGAGTTCCTGGCCTCTGCATTTGAGATATCTTGCCATTTAGAGTTCTATCTTATTTGGGCTCATAAGTTGCTCATGCTGCATGgacagaaactgaaaacaag GTCAGTGAAGCTGCTCCCTGTGATTCAGTTCCTTCAGAAAAGCATCCAACGTCATTTTGAAGATGTTTCCAAACT ctgtgaATGGAATATCTACAATATTAAATATGCATTGGCCATTTCACAACAGCGGGGCATGAAACGTCTGGCAGAAGAAACACCAGTAGATGAAGATGACTTGGATTCTGACAGTGATTATCTTATGCAAGAAGTTCATAAAGACAATCTTAGTTCCTAG